A window of Arcobacter acticola genomic DNA:
AGATGAATTTACTATCATACTTCCTGAATGTGATGAAAACGGTGCATTAACAGTCGCAAAAAGAATAGCAGAAAGAATAGCAAATAAAAAACTAATAGCTCCTGATAATACAAAAGTTGGTCTTACTATTTCAACAGGAATTTGTGTATATCCTCAACATACAATGTCACAAACAGATATGTTTGTAATTGCAGATGCAATGATGTATCAAGCAAAAGAAGAAGGTAAAAACTCTATTAGAATTCCTGACCAAAAAGATATATCTTCTATTCTAAGAAATAATCAGGAAAAATCTTCTTTATTAATTAAGGCCATTGAAAATGATCAAATAGAAGCTTATTTTCAACCAATAAAACCATCTTTATCAAATAATGATTTAGTAATTCATGAGTTATTAATGAGAATAAACCAAGATGGTAGAATCGTTTCAGCTTATGAATTTATCGAAATTGCAGAAGCTAGAGGATTAATAAATACTATGGATTTAATGGTTATTGAAAAAGCCTTTAAAAAAATACGAGAAACAAACTATGAAGGTATTTTATTTATAAACTTATCACCTAAATCTTTAATCATGGGAGATTTCATTAATAAAATAAATAATTTTGTAAAAACTTATGGAATTGTGAAAGAACATATTGTATTTGAAATAACAGAAAGAGAGACTGTAAAAAATTTCTCTCTATTAGAAAAATTTGTTCATGCTTTAAAAGCTGAAGGATACAAATTTGCTATTGATGATTTTGGTTCAGGATTTTCATCTTTCCACTATATTAAAAAATTTCCTATTGATTACATCAAAATAGATGGTGATTTTATTATAAATATAGATAAAGATATAAAAGATAGAGCCTTTGTAAATAGTATAGTAACACTAGCTAAAGAGCTAAATATTAAAATAATTGCTGAATTTGTAGAAAGCCAAGAAATAGTTGAAGTTTTAAATCTTTTAGAAATCGATTATTACCAAGGTTATCATATTGGAAAACCAATAGATAAATTTATCTCTTTAAAATAAAAATTATAACTTATAAAATAGTACTAGAAACTAGTACTATTTTTATATTTATTTTTTACTTGTATTAATTCCTGGTTGTTCAGGCGTTCCTATATAATCATCAGGAAGAGATGTTGTTTTAAAATAAGCAATTACAGCTCCAACAACTAAACAAAAAATCACAATTAATCTAACTGTATTTCTTTTTTGTTTTGATTCATTTCCGTTATAATCATCTATTTTATCTAAACTTGGTTCATTATTAAAATTACTCATAATTTACTCCTTTATATTTTTCATAAGTATATCTAATAATTTCTTATATTAATAATTATAAATTTAACTTATATTAAAGAAACCATTAACTGATTTACTGTAATTGTAATATCTTTAATATCTTTATTTTCTTTAGCCATAAAAGTATCTAAATAATCTCTGATTTTATAAAATTTATCTTTTTCATTTGCTATGAAATTTGCAAATGCAATATTAGGTTCTTCATTAACTCTTTGGAATTCTAAAATCTTTTTTGTATAGTGAACAACAATATACTCAATAAATTGTAACACTTGATTTCTCAAAGCCATATCACTTGCATTTACAACTTTGATTTTATTTAAAGCAAGAATAATATCTAAGATATTAAACTCATGAATTAAAGAATAAAACAATACTATTACATCTTTAAAAGAATGTGGCGTATTTTCTTTTACTATAATAGCAGCAATTGCAAATCTTAAATAATCAATAACACTATAAAATTTATTAAACTCATCATCACCTTTGATTATGACTTCAACTTTTTCATTATGAACTTCTGATAGTAAAGCAAATAATTCAGATTTATGATCTAAAATATGTACTGAATCTAATTGATTTTTTTGAAGATATTTTACCATCCACTTTGTACTTGAATATAAAACATATTCTAGTTTATTTATTAGTTTATATTGTTTTTCAACAGGCATAATTGCATCTTGTGCATATATTTTTTCTCTAATCTCTTTTGTTCCAAATAATAATTTTACAAGTAAATATGATTTTATTTTTAATAAAAATTTATCATTTCCAAGTTTATTATAATCTGAAATAAAAGTAATTCCTTGATTGTTTATTACAATATCAGCCATCATAGTTGCTATTATTTCTCTTTTTAAAGGGTGATGTGCTATTTGTTGTTCATATGCACCAACAAACGATTTTGGGAAATATCTAAATAAATATTGTTGAGCAAAAGGCTCATCTATAAGTGTTGAATCTAGTAATATTTTTTTAAGAAAAATTTTACTGTAAGAAAGTAGTGATCCTAAAACTGGTCTAACAATAGAATCATTTATATCAATAATATCACTTAAATTTTCATTTTTAGGAATATAGAAATCTCTTCTATTAAATGCTTCTACTTCACTTTCTAAAATTTCAATTGCTTTTATATAATCATTTGGATATTTTCTTGAAAATTGCTCATCAATAGATATTATACAAGCTTGATCGTAGTTATTTTGAAGAACTAGTTCAACAACTGCTTGAGTTAAAGATTGCAAAGTATCCCTAGTTTGTTGCTCACTTAAAATACCTTGATTTTTTATTATGTTTAATAGAATTTTTAAATTCACTTCATGATCTGAAGTATTTACACCTGCTGCGTTATCAATAGCATCTTGATTTATTCTACCACCTTTTAAAGCGAATTCTATTCTAGCTTTTTGAGTAAAACCTAAATTTCCGCCCTCACATACTATTTTTGCTTTTAATTCACTTGCATCTACTCTTACAGCTTCATTTTGTTTATCACCTAAATCAAGATTATTTTCATCACTTGCTTTTACATAGGTTCCCACTCCGCCATTAAATAATAAATCAACATCAAGAGTAAGAAGTTTTTTACATAACTCTTCACCTGAAATTGTTTTTTTAGTGCATTTTATTAATTTTTGTATTTCAGGACTTAACTCTATTTGCTTATCATTTCGTTTAAAAATTCCACCACCTTTTGAGATTAGCTTAAGATCATAGTTTTCCCAACCACCGTTTTGTGATTCAAAAAGTCTTTTTCTTTCCATATATGATTTTTCAATATCAGGTTTTGGATCAATAAATATTTCCCTTTGAGAAATAGCAGCAAGAAGGTTGAATTTTTCTGATTCCATCATTCCATTTCCAAAAACATCCCCACTCATAGAACCAATTCCCACAACAGAGATCTCTTCTTTATGAATATCAATACCCTCTTCAATAAAAAATCTTTGAGTTGATACCATTGCACCTCGAGCAGTGATTCCTAAATCTTTATGTCCAAAACCATTACTTCCTCCACTTGCAAATGCATCCCCCAACCAAAACTCTCTTTGTTTTGCAATACCATTTGCAACATCACTCATAGATGCAGTTCCCTTATCAGCAGCAACTACGAAATAAGCATCATCTTCATCATAAGAAACAACATCAG
This region includes:
- a CDS encoding NAD-glutamate dehydrogenase domain-containing protein — protein: MATHDINAICSQLLTSDDLNVDEQLFNEVLENRIVTKILDNKDSKYIKIFSKEQLFLSHITPLLHNIGFEIIDEVTYNVTHKKDLIFISRFNLNISDLKKLDIAKDNIENIVTQSLQDPTVKHSKAFSLVYEQNLNFRKIMILRAFIEYLDQAVLTVNSAAILNTFTTYHSITALFVEYFLTKFDPKIKNKNELLIKIEEDIKQKIKLVPQILDDKILNLTLQFLRSLLRTNYFLNKETISFKIDTKNFGKDLKGLQPNLENFIYHRDFYGIHLRMTKISRGGLRWSDRHDDYRQEVKSLMITQEGKNSIIIPDGAKGGFVINKDSSEITKEFFTQIYSLFINANLDLVDNMIDGKIVKNPDVVSYDEDDAYFVVAADKGTASMSDVANGIAKQREFWLGDAFASGGSNGFGHKDLGITARGAMVSTQRFFIEEGIDIHKEEISVVGIGSMSGDVFGNGMMESEKFNLLAAISQREIFIDPKPDIEKSYMERKRLFESQNGGWENYDLKLISKGGGIFKRNDKQIELSPEIQKLIKCTKKTISGEELCKKLLTLDVDLLFNGGVGTYVKASDENNLDLGDKQNEAVRVDASELKAKIVCEGGNLGFTQKARIEFALKGGRINQDAIDNAAGVNTSDHEVNLKILLNIIKNQGILSEQQTRDTLQSLTQAVVELVLQNNYDQACIISIDEQFSRKYPNDYIKAIEILESEVEAFNRRDFYIPKNENLSDIIDINDSIVRPVLGSLLSYSKIFLKKILLDSTLIDEPFAQQYLFRYFPKSFVGAYEQQIAHHPLKREIIATMMADIVINNQGITFISDYNKLGNDKFLLKIKSYLLVKLLFGTKEIREKIYAQDAIMPVEKQYKLINKLEYVLYSSTKWMVKYLQKNQLDSVHILDHKSELFALLSEVHNEKVEVIIKGDDEFNKFYSVIDYLRFAIAAIIVKENTPHSFKDVIVLFYSLIHEFNILDIILALNKIKVVNASDMALRNQVLQFIEYIVVHYTKKILEFQRVNEEPNIAFANFIANEKDKFYKIRDYLDTFMAKENKDIKDITITVNQLMVSLI